In Haloarchaeobius litoreus, the following are encoded in one genomic region:
- a CDS encoding histidine kinase N-terminal 7TM domain-containing protein: MDWQPTVYLVPFVFSMLLSFGLFLYVVVGRTHLLDRPVVRMFVALTFSIAVWAVGDVFQLLTTDLVAKRAWLAVQFIGASASTLGLLGFALAYTDNDEWLTPRVFGLLAVEMVVALGLLATSPGYHQLYVTAVDTAVDPDTGLVMLERSLGPAATFHVVYSYALILAALALLLRAAVRSEQFFRSQSLAVIAAIVVPFVVNVGWFVSLGSGAILDFTVLGFSFSAVALWYAISRYSLLAVSPVARKTVVENMQDAVVVVDSDGRIVDANPAVEGLGMVRPTALIGETAVEVLPSFAPVLTGDEPADELSVETDDGTRHFAVTKQPLESASAGTTLLILRDVTEQRRIEQRYQRLIENSSDMITVLGADGRIKYDSPAIEGLLGYDQDEWVGRRGRERLHPDDQDRLVAEFQQALDERAHTSRHEYRIRHADGSWRVFESFASNLLHDPVVEGIVLNSRDVTDRKRRERELERTNERLDEFASVVSHDLRNPLTVGNGYLQAAKEGDMAALEVVEETHERMERIVDDALELARQGDTVEQTDAVELTTVARRAWATVETGDAVLQFDGEGTVSADRDRLRRLFENLFRNCVEHGTTDEGAVTVTVGFEHEEDADDATVARFYVADDGLGIPADQRERVFESGVTTNDEGTGFGLAIVESIARAHGWSVTAEESETGGARFTVELSGSTAG, translated from the coding sequence ATGGACTGGCAACCTACCGTCTACCTCGTCCCGTTCGTCTTCTCGATGCTCCTGTCGTTCGGGCTGTTCCTCTACGTCGTCGTCGGCCGGACGCACCTGCTCGACCGGCCGGTCGTCCGTATGTTCGTCGCCCTCACGTTCAGCATCGCTGTCTGGGCCGTCGGCGACGTGTTCCAGCTCCTCACGACCGACCTCGTCGCCAAGCGTGCCTGGCTGGCGGTCCAGTTCATCGGTGCGAGCGCCTCGACGCTGGGCCTGCTCGGGTTCGCGCTCGCGTACACGGACAACGACGAGTGGCTGACGCCGCGGGTGTTCGGTCTGCTGGCCGTCGAGATGGTCGTCGCACTCGGCCTCCTCGCGACGAGCCCGGGGTACCACCAGCTCTACGTAACCGCCGTGGACACGGCAGTGGACCCCGACACCGGGCTGGTGATGCTCGAACGGAGCCTCGGCCCGGCCGCGACGTTCCACGTCGTCTACTCGTACGCGCTCATCCTCGCCGCCCTCGCCCTGCTCCTGCGGGCCGCGGTTCGCTCCGAACAGTTCTTTCGCTCGCAGTCACTGGCCGTCATCGCCGCAATCGTCGTCCCGTTCGTCGTCAACGTGGGCTGGTTCGTCAGCCTCGGTTCGGGAGCGATCCTCGATTTCACCGTCCTCGGGTTCTCGTTCTCGGCCGTCGCGCTCTGGTACGCCATCTCGCGGTACTCGCTGCTCGCAGTCTCCCCCGTTGCACGCAAGACGGTCGTCGAGAACATGCAGGATGCGGTGGTCGTCGTCGACAGCGATGGCCGTATCGTCGACGCGAACCCGGCCGTCGAAGGACTCGGGATGGTGCGACCGACCGCACTGATCGGCGAGACCGCGGTCGAGGTGCTCCCGTCGTTCGCGCCGGTCCTCACGGGCGACGAGCCGGCCGACGAGCTGTCGGTCGAGACAGACGACGGGACGCGGCACTTCGCGGTCACCAAGCAGCCTCTCGAGTCGGCGTCGGCGGGGACTACGCTCCTCATCCTCAGGGACGTGACCGAACAACGTCGCATCGAGCAGCGCTACCAGCGGCTCATCGAGAACTCCTCGGACATGATAACCGTCCTCGGCGCGGACGGCCGCATCAAGTACGACAGTCCGGCTATCGAGGGACTGCTGGGCTACGACCAGGACGAGTGGGTCGGTCGCCGGGGGCGGGAGCGGCTCCACCCCGACGACCAGGACCGGTTGGTCGCGGAGTTCCAGCAGGCGCTCGACGAACGCGCCCACACCTCGCGCCACGAGTACCGGATCCGCCACGCCGACGGCTCCTGGCGGGTGTTCGAGTCGTTCGCGTCGAACCTGCTCCACGACCCCGTGGTCGAGGGCATCGTCCTCAACTCCCGAGACGTGACCGACCGAAAACGTCGCGAACGGGAACTGGAGCGGACGAACGAGCGGCTCGACGAGTTCGCGAGCGTGGTGAGCCACGACCTCCGGAACCCGCTGACCGTGGGCAACGGCTACCTGCAGGCCGCGAAGGAGGGCGATATGGCGGCACTGGAGGTCGTCGAGGAGACCCACGAGCGCATGGAGCGCATCGTCGACGACGCGCTCGAACTCGCGCGGCAGGGGGACACCGTCGAGCAGACCGACGCGGTCGAGCTGACCACCGTGGCGCGGCGTGCCTGGGCGACCGTCGAGACGGGCGACGCCGTGCTCCAGTTCGACGGTGAGGGCACCGTGTCGGCCGACCGGGACAGGCTCCGTCGGCTCTTCGAGAACCTGTTCCGGAACTGTGTCGAGCACGGGACGACCGACGAGGGCGCAGTGACCGTCACCGTCGGGTTCGAGCACGAAGAGGACGCGGACGATGCGACGGTCGCCCGTTTCTACGTCGCGGACGACGGGCTGGGGATTCCAGCCGACCAGCGAGAGCGGGTGTTCGAGTCCGGCGTCACGACCAACGACGAGGGGACCGGGTTCGGGCTCGCCATCGTCGAGAGCATCGCCCGGGCCCACGGCTGGTCGGTGACCGCCGAGGAGAGCGAGACGGGCGGTGCGCGGTTCACCGTCGAGCTGAGCGGGTCGACCGCTGGATGA
- a CDS encoding helix-turn-helix domain-containing protein — protein MIEECLVVEFAVTGDDCPLATATRETDTAVEAKPPQRRADGNALLQFSGDPAIASVLDADERIRYLHASTTDDRVNYRCLSKHPCVVHQLTDAGFMAEALRYDDGIETYTGAVVGYDVLEGVLEAAGEAVGVTLERIYPLGSEDDEAVARRWGFTPAQEEALRLANEMGYFEVPRRADAGDVAAELGIGKSAFLERLRRGQAALMAQVFE, from the coding sequence ATGATCGAGGAGTGTCTCGTCGTCGAGTTCGCCGTGACCGGTGACGACTGCCCGCTCGCGACAGCGACACGCGAGACGGACACCGCCGTGGAGGCGAAGCCCCCGCAGCGGCGTGCCGACGGGAACGCGCTCCTCCAGTTCAGCGGCGACCCCGCCATCGCGTCGGTCCTCGACGCCGACGAACGCATCCGGTACCTCCACGCCTCGACGACGGACGACCGGGTGAACTACCGCTGTCTGTCGAAGCACCCCTGCGTCGTCCACCAGCTGACGGACGCCGGGTTCATGGCTGAGGCGCTCCGCTACGACGACGGCATCGAGACCTACACCGGCGCGGTCGTCGGGTACGACGTGCTCGAGGGCGTCCTGGAGGCCGCGGGCGAGGCGGTCGGCGTCACCCTCGAACGCATCTACCCGCTCGGGAGCGAGGACGACGAGGCCGTCGCGCGCCGGTGGGGGTTCACCCCGGCCCAGGAGGAGGCGCTACGGCTCGCCAACGAGATGGGCTACTTCGAGGTACCGCGGCGCGCCGACGCCGGCGATGTCGCCGCGGAGCTGGGCATCGGGAAGTCGGCGTTCCTCGAACGGCTCCGGCGCGGACAGGCCGCGCTCATGGCGCAGGTGTTCGAGTAA
- the paaA gene encoding 1,2-phenylacetyl-CoA epoxidase subunit PaaA: MDIEEVKQRAGPREFSPKDDMPEEYRKAATRMIQFHANSEIMGAYLEKPFIRQAPSLDRKLAFSAKVQDEIGHGQLLYRAAESLGIKTRDEMLDELAEGEGKFLNCFHYPMDSYVETPMIAFFVDGAAMRRQATLKSTSWEPYAHAMDKVCFEEGFHVKHGEAILYELMTGSKKEQEMTQEAFEEWWPRIIQFFGPTNDKSTHHGFASEVGLKQMGNDELRTAFLNAYIPKAEKYGLEIPDEPRISKNDDGTYEVVEEDLDWDEFFTIAKNDYEPGVGQIEGRKASQDAVEWVRESLDNHENRLYGSSQPQAAD; the protein is encoded by the coding sequence ATGGATATCGAGGAGGTCAAACAGCGGGCCGGACCGCGGGAGTTCAGTCCGAAGGACGACATGCCGGAGGAGTACCGGAAGGCGGCGACGCGGATGATCCAGTTCCACGCGAACTCGGAGATCATGGGCGCGTACCTGGAGAAGCCGTTCATCCGCCAGGCGCCGAGCCTCGACCGCAAGCTCGCGTTCAGCGCGAAGGTGCAGGACGAGATCGGGCACGGGCAGCTGCTCTACCGGGCCGCCGAGAGCCTGGGCATCAAGACCCGTGACGAGATGCTCGACGAGCTCGCCGAGGGCGAGGGGAAGTTCCTGAACTGCTTCCACTACCCGATGGACAGCTACGTCGAGACGCCGATGATCGCGTTCTTCGTCGACGGCGCGGCGATGCGTCGACAGGCCACACTCAAGTCCACCTCGTGGGAGCCGTACGCCCACGCGATGGACAAGGTCTGCTTCGAGGAGGGCTTCCACGTCAAGCACGGCGAGGCCATCCTCTACGAACTGATGACCGGCTCGAAGAAGGAACAGGAGATGACCCAGGAGGCGTTCGAGGAGTGGTGGCCGCGCATCATCCAGTTCTTCGGCCCCACCAACGACAAGTCGACCCACCACGGCTTCGCCAGCGAGGTCGGCCTGAAGCAGATGGGCAACGACGAGCTCCGGACCGCGTTCCTCAACGCCTACATCCCGAAGGCCGAGAAGTACGGCCTCGAGATCCCCGACGAGCCGCGCATCTCGAAGAACGACGACGGCACCTACGAGGTCGTCGAGGAGGACCTCGACTGGGACGAGTTCTTCACCATCGCGAAGAACGACTACGAGCCCGGCGTCGGCCAGATCGAGGGCCGGAAGGCGTCCCAGGACGCCGTCGAATGGGTCCGCGAATCGCTCGACAACCACGAGAACCGGCTCTACGGTTCCAGCCAGCCGCAGGCGGCAGACTGA
- the paaB gene encoding 1,2-phenylacetyl-CoA epoxidase subunit PaaB — translation MIWEVFRQEKSGDYHKHCGNVHAPDREMALLFAEIQHGRRKPTNSLWVTPQKEIGEVDTEDAAFGGTTDKSYRWAMTYNFEAAASEVEESESEQVTADRERKAQIEKAGGN, via the coding sequence ATGATCTGGGAAGTATTCCGACAGGAGAAGTCGGGCGACTACCACAAGCACTGTGGGAACGTCCACGCACCGGACCGGGAGATGGCGCTGCTGTTCGCCGAGATCCAGCACGGGCGACGCAAGCCGACGAACAGCCTCTGGGTCACCCCGCAGAAGGAGATCGGCGAGGTCGACACCGAGGACGCCGCGTTCGGGGGCACGACGGACAAGTCCTACCGGTGGGCCATGACCTACAACTTCGAGGCCGCGGCCTCGGAGGTCGAGGAGTCCGAGAGCGAGCAGGTCACCGCAGACCGCGAGCGCAAGGCCCAGATCGAGAAGGCGGGTGGTAACTGA
- the paaC gene encoding 1,2-phenylacetyl-CoA epoxidase subunit PaaC: MAAVEELSEPGSLSEEEREAVRHQLFRLADDEFVLAERYTEWQVKAPTLESDLAFSNIAQDELGHARLWYDLLQDWGAEESELIWERDPSEWRHSTLVELPFEEGDWSDPVLRSYLYDVAEDIQLRALQDSTYPRIRDRVGKILGEEDYHREHAASWLERLCEEDESRARVQDALDRLFPHALTLFAPTDEAVEDRIDELGIRSEPLVTMREEWLDEVVPFLESLGLSVDDAELPEQYDVHHSQLELPEHTGRDQSHTDDWFDLYDEFTRSYRELGRTSAARIMKDPDDE; the protein is encoded by the coding sequence ATGGCGGCCGTCGAGGAGCTCTCCGAGCCCGGGTCGCTGTCCGAGGAGGAGCGCGAGGCCGTCCGTCACCAGCTGTTCCGGCTGGCCGACGACGAGTTCGTGCTCGCCGAGCGCTACACCGAGTGGCAGGTCAAGGCTCCCACGCTGGAGTCCGACCTCGCGTTCTCGAACATCGCACAGGACGAGCTGGGCCACGCCCGGCTCTGGTACGACCTGCTGCAGGACTGGGGTGCCGAGGAGTCCGAGCTCATCTGGGAGCGCGACCCGTCGGAGTGGCGCCACTCCACGCTGGTCGAGCTCCCGTTCGAGGAGGGCGACTGGTCGGACCCCGTCCTCCGGTCGTACCTCTACGACGTGGCCGAGGACATCCAGCTCCGCGCGCTGCAGGACTCGACGTACCCGCGCATCCGCGACCGCGTCGGCAAGATCCTCGGCGAGGAGGACTACCACCGCGAGCACGCGGCGAGCTGGCTCGAACGGCTCTGCGAGGAGGACGAGAGCCGTGCCCGCGTGCAGGACGCCCTCGACCGGCTGTTCCCGCACGCGCTGACGCTGTTCGCGCCCACCGACGAGGCGGTCGAGGACCGCATCGACGAGCTCGGCATCCGCAGCGAGCCCCTCGTGACCATGCGCGAGGAGTGGCTCGACGAGGTCGTCCCGTTCCTCGAGTCGCTTGGCCTCAGCGTCGATGACGCCGAGCTTCCAGAGCAGTACGACGTCCACCACAGCCAGCTCGAGCTCCCCGAGCACACGGGGCGAGACCAGTCCCACACCGACGACTGGTTCGACCTGTACGACGAGTTCACGCGCTCGTACCGGGAGCTCGGGCGCACCAGCGCCGCGCGCATCATGAAGGACCCCGACGATGAGTAA
- the paaD gene encoding 1,2-phenylacetyl-CoA epoxidase subunit PaaD codes for MSNAYDTDIPDSVDPVDDDCVEPAGEACVYTEYVEGEAYDDVPATGEGAEGVERDVWDTLYGIEDPEMPVSIVDLGLIYGVSVDADDGETVATVDMTLTYSGCPARDMLQDQMREAVEAVDGVDRADLRLVWSPEWNLELVTEQGKQDLREFGLSI; via the coding sequence ATGAGTAACGCCTACGACACGGACATCCCGGACTCTGTCGACCCCGTCGACGACGACTGTGTGGAGCCGGCCGGGGAGGCCTGTGTCTACACCGAGTACGTCGAGGGCGAGGCGTACGACGACGTGCCCGCGACCGGCGAGGGCGCAGAGGGCGTCGAGCGCGACGTCTGGGACACCCTCTACGGGATCGAGGACCCGGAGATGCCCGTCTCCATCGTCGACCTCGGGCTCATCTACGGCGTCAGCGTCGACGCCGACGACGGCGAGACCGTCGCCACGGTCGACATGACGCTGACGTACTCGGGCTGTCCCGCACGGGACATGCTCCAGGACCAGATGCGCGAGGCCGTCGAGGCCGTCGACGGCGTCGACCGCGCCGACCTGCGGCTGGTCTGGTCGCCCGAGTGGAACCTCGAACTGGTGACCGAGCAGGGCAAACAGGACCTCCGCGAGTTCGGACTGAGCATATGA
- the paaE gene encoding 1,2-phenylacetyl-CoA epoxidase subunit PaaE, with product MRRADPSVTTSGDLEGAECPYCGSENTVRDHPKGPSLCRSMHYCNDCEQPFERFE from the coding sequence ATGAGACGCGCAGACCCCTCCGTCACGACCAGCGGCGACCTGGAGGGAGCCGAGTGTCCGTACTGCGGCTCCGAGAACACCGTGCGCGACCACCCGAAGGGACCGTCGCTCTGCCGGTCGATGCACTACTGCAACGACTGCGAGCAGCCCTTCGAAAGGTTCGAATAG
- a CDS encoding NOP5/NOP56 family protein, with amino-acid sequence MTGDGWFVGTQRDDTATGAEHVREGRADAPADWPARAVEAGFAPDEEAYYAALHEACIAATRGEATEAERAGDQQLVHAVRAMDDCTRTANELAERLSEWAGALFDEEGGGIAFAREVADREPTTPDEERAVSLADRVVGLVDEADELEAYVESRAPTVAPNLAAMAGPVLAARLIALAGGLEPLAKKPSGTVQVLGAEDALFAHLRGHASSPKHGVIYTHEYVRGTRPEDRGSASRALAGKLTIAARVDHYSGERKPELDEELDERMATIRARAEDDASAAEDDT; translated from the coding sequence ATGACAGGAGACGGGTGGTTCGTCGGCACACAGCGCGACGACACCGCCACGGGGGCCGAACACGTCCGGGAGGGGCGTGCGGACGCGCCGGCCGACTGGCCCGCACGGGCGGTCGAAGCCGGCTTCGCACCCGACGAGGAGGCGTACTACGCGGCGCTACACGAGGCCTGCATCGCGGCGACGCGGGGCGAGGCGACCGAGGCCGAACGCGCGGGCGACCAGCAGCTCGTCCACGCCGTCCGGGCGATGGACGACTGCACGCGGACGGCCAACGAGCTGGCCGAGCGCCTGAGCGAGTGGGCCGGCGCGCTCTTCGACGAGGAGGGCGGCGGCATCGCGTTCGCCCGCGAGGTCGCCGACCGGGAGCCGACGACGCCCGACGAGGAGCGTGCAGTCTCGCTGGCCGACCGCGTGGTCGGCCTCGTCGACGAGGCAGACGAGCTGGAGGCCTACGTCGAGAGCCGCGCACCGACGGTCGCGCCGAACCTCGCCGCGATGGCCGGGCCGGTGCTCGCAGCGCGGCTCATCGCGCTCGCGGGCGGACTGGAGCCGCTGGCGAAGAAGCCCAGCGGGACCGTGCAGGTGCTCGGCGCGGAGGACGCGCTGTTCGCACACCTCCGCGGACACGCCAGTTCGCCGAAGCACGGCGTCATCTACACCCACGAGTACGTCCGCGGGACCCGGCCCGAGGACCGCGGCTCGGCGTCCCGTGCGCTCGCCGGGAAGCTGACCATCGCGGCCCGTGTGGACCACTACTCCGGCGAGCGCAAGCCCGAACTCGACGAGGAACTGGACGAGCGCATGGCGACCATCCGTGCGCGAGCCGAGGACGACGCATCGGCGGCGGAGGACGACACATGA
- a CDS encoding fibrillarin-like rRNA/tRNA 2'-O-methyltransferase, whose product MSDDSHLPDGVEPRTFDGDQRLATRGEPVYGEPVQDGWRAWDPGRSKLGAMLGRGIETGFEGGDTVLYLGAASGTTVSHVADFAGPTYAVEFAPRPTRDLVRVAEDRANLFPLLKDARRPETYAHVVESEVDVLFQDVATRGQGDVACRNRQFLADDGWLVATIKARSEDVTGPTEVTFGHVVETIEAEYEVVTTERMDPLHEDHLAVVARPR is encoded by the coding sequence ATGAGCGACGACAGCCACCTTCCCGACGGTGTCGAGCCCCGGACGTTCGACGGCGACCAGCGGCTCGCCACCCGCGGGGAACCGGTGTACGGCGAGCCCGTGCAGGACGGCTGGCGGGCGTGGGACCCGGGTCGCTCGAAGCTGGGGGCGATGCTCGGCCGCGGCATCGAGACCGGGTTCGAGGGCGGCGACACCGTGCTCTACCTCGGCGCGGCGAGCGGGACGACGGTGAGCCACGTCGCTGACTTCGCTGGCCCGACGTACGCCGTCGAGTTCGCGCCCCGTCCGACACGGGACCTCGTCCGGGTCGCCGAGGACCGCGCGAACCTGTTCCCGTTGCTGAAGGACGCACGCAGGCCGGAGACGTACGCCCACGTCGTCGAGTCGGAGGTCGACGTGCTGTTCCAGGACGTGGCGACCCGCGGACAGGGCGACGTGGCGTGTCGGAACCGGCAGTTCCTCGCGGACGACGGCTGGCTCGTCGCGACCATCAAGGCCCGCAGCGAGGACGTGACCGGGCCGACCGAGGTGACGTTCGGGCACGTCGTCGAGACCATCGAGGCGGAGTACGAGGTCGTCACCACGGAGCGGATGGACCCGCTCCACGAGGACCACCTGGCGGTCGTCGCGCGTCCGCGGTGA
- a CDS encoding glutamate--cysteine ligase has translation MERGSPEAFAEQGTLGVEEEFFVVDEAGHPVSGSDELVYEGEPPELLADRLDHELFKTVIETQTPKSEGLAEATENVHAVREALVEYATEYDFRVAAAGLHPAARWRELEHAEKERYRAQLERIQYPQHRNTTAGLHVHVGVDDPDKAVWVANRMRWHLPVMLALSANSPFWNGYDTGLASARAKIFEGLPNTGMPTAFADYDEFERFENRMIDSGSINDRGELWHDVRPHSGHGTVEVRAPDAQADPAVVLAFVEYTKALVTDLSERYEDLADPAGTDGCMRREVLDENKWRALRYGHDASFVEREGSRTVGLGEVVDRECDRLGVTGIRDVYEADSGATRQRRILESDGLDALCRDLLL, from the coding sequence ATGGAGCGAGGGTCACCCGAGGCGTTCGCCGAGCAGGGAACGCTCGGGGTCGAGGAGGAGTTCTTCGTCGTCGACGAGGCCGGCCACCCGGTCTCGGGCAGTGACGAGCTGGTCTACGAGGGCGAGCCCCCAGAGCTGCTGGCCGACCGACTGGACCACGAGCTGTTCAAGACCGTCATCGAGACGCAGACGCCGAAGTCCGAGGGACTGGCGGAGGCCACGGAGAACGTCCACGCCGTGCGAGAGGCGCTGGTCGAGTACGCCACCGAGTACGACTTCCGGGTCGCGGCGGCGGGGCTGCACCCGGCCGCACGGTGGCGCGAGCTCGAACACGCCGAGAAGGAGCGCTACCGCGCCCAGCTCGAGCGCATCCAGTACCCACAGCACCGGAACACCACCGCCGGGCTGCACGTCCACGTCGGCGTGGACGACCCCGACAAGGCGGTCTGGGTGGCGAACCGGATGCGCTGGCACCTTCCGGTGATGCTCGCGCTCTCGGCGAACTCGCCGTTCTGGAACGGCTACGACACCGGCCTCGCCTCGGCGCGGGCGAAGATATTCGAGGGGCTCCCCAACACGGGGATGCCGACCGCCTTCGCGGACTACGACGAGTTCGAGCGCTTCGAGAACCGGATGATAGACAGCGGCTCGATAAACGACCGAGGCGAGCTCTGGCACGACGTGCGGCCGCACTCCGGCCATGGCACCGTCGAGGTGCGAGCGCCGGACGCACAGGCCGACCCGGCAGTCGTCCTCGCGTTCGTCGAGTACACGAAGGCGCTCGTGACCGACCTCTCCGAGCGGTACGAGGACCTGGCGGACCCCGCCGGCACCGACGGCTGCATGCGCCGCGAGGTGCTCGACGAGAACAAGTGGCGGGCGCTCCGGTACGGCCACGACGCCTCGTTCGTCGAGCGCGAGGGCTCGCGCACGGTCGGCCTCGGCGAGGTCGTCGACAGGGAGTGCGACCGGCTCGGCGTCACCGGAATCCGCGACGTGTACGAGGCCGACAGCGGGGCGACACGGCAGCGGCGCATCCTCGAGTCCGATGGCCTCGACGCCCTCTGTCGGGACCTCCTGCTGTGA
- a CDS encoding winged helix-turn-helix domain-containing protein, whose protein sequence is MSSDDTDHDEHVTDDDFDELDDRSRRDRAVEGFDQGLVDLLSWVLDTETRAKIYVFLQKRPGSTSEEIAQGTGLYPSTVREALAELHDEEKVEREKRESAGAGNNPYEYTAIAPSELVGGVVGQVQEELNTVFNLDKVLEGERRTEDSTAEPVTITVEEVSDADEDDADEDDEGSAADDGQPTSE, encoded by the coding sequence ATGTCTTCTGACGATACAGACCACGACGAGCACGTGACCGACGACGACTTCGACGAACTCGACGACCGGTCGAGGCGAGACAGAGCCGTCGAAGGGTTCGACCAGGGCCTCGTCGACCTCCTCTCGTGGGTACTCGACACCGAGACCCGCGCGAAGATCTACGTCTTCCTGCAGAAGCGCCCCGGCAGCACGAGCGAGGAGATCGCCCAGGGCACGGGCCTGTACCCCTCCACCGTCCGGGAGGCCCTCGCGGAGCTCCACGACGAGGAGAAGGTCGAACGCGAGAAGCGCGAGAGCGCCGGCGCGGGCAACAACCCGTACGAGTACACGGCCATCGCGCCGAGCGAGCTCGTCGGCGGTGTCGTCGGACAGGTCCAGGAGGAGCTGAACACCGTCTTCAACCTCGACAAGGTGCTCGAAGGTGAGCGACGGACCGAGGACAGCACCGCCGAGCCGGTCACCATCACCGTCGAGGAGGTTTCCGACGCCGACGAGGACGACGCCGACGAGGACGACGAGGGTTCCGCGGCGGACGACGGCCAGCCCACCTCGGAGTAG
- a CDS encoding phosphopantetheine adenylyltransferase, producing MKVALGGTFDPVHDGHRALFERAFELGDVTVGLTSDELAPKTRNVDRYVRPYDERKAALERELDRLAGEHDRSYEVRELTEPTGIATEPQFDYLVVSPETRDGGEMVNEVRRERGHDPLTVEVVDHVYAEDGEVISSTRIVQGEIDEHGNLTPGRDGRDATR from the coding sequence ATGAAGGTCGCGCTGGGCGGGACGTTCGACCCGGTGCACGACGGCCACCGTGCACTGTTCGAGCGAGCGTTCGAACTCGGTGACGTGACAGTCGGGCTCACGAGCGACGAGCTCGCCCCGAAGACGCGCAACGTCGACCGGTACGTCAGACCCTACGACGAACGAAAGGCGGCTCTGGAACGCGAGCTCGACCGCCTCGCCGGGGAGCACGACCGCAGCTACGAGGTCCGCGAGCTGACCGAACCGACGGGCATCGCCACCGAACCACAGTTCGACTACCTCGTCGTCTCCCCCGAGACGCGCGACGGCGGCGAGATGGTCAACGAGGTCCGACGCGAGCGCGGCCACGACCCCCTCACCGTCGAGGTCGTCGACCACGTCTACGCCGAGGACGGCGAGGTCATCTCCAGCACCCGCATCGTCCAGGGCGAGATCGACGAGCACGGGAACCTCACGCCAGGCCGCGACGGCCGGGACGCGACACGCTAG
- a CDS encoding transcription initiation factor IIB family protein encodes MYSARDQVENEEWLAEMEAAADRLDLSADARSYAVDMFLSSVPESDRSKGPAMAASLYAGALVASDGRSQTEVAEAADVSRLSIQQRWKDVLESAGLQPPTW; translated from the coding sequence ATGTACAGCGCACGGGACCAGGTCGAGAACGAGGAGTGGCTGGCCGAGATGGAGGCCGCCGCCGACCGGCTCGACCTGAGCGCCGACGCACGCTCGTACGCGGTGGACATGTTCCTGTCGTCGGTCCCGGAGTCGGACCGGTCGAAGGGGCCGGCGATGGCTGCGAGCCTCTACGCCGGCGCGCTGGTGGCGAGCGACGGCCGGAGTCAGACCGAGGTGGCCGAGGCTGCGGATGTATCGCGCCTGTCCATCCAGCAACGGTGGAAGGACGTGCTCGAATCGGCCGGACTCCAGCCGCCGACCTGGTAA
- a CDS encoding type IV pilin, giving the protein MRGQRGVSSVVATVLLIAVVLVVAVAAANFALSFADSTQEPAPQVHASMDPIESSDGYLNITKNGGDDVRVSELEIQIRNASGGGTVRLVDLPASGGLVGSNFEGDGSMVDNGSGVIVNSPANVEWTAGDEIGVRLSDAKSGDRIVVRIIHPETDSIVWEDTVTVS; this is encoded by the coding sequence ATGAGAGGGCAACGGGGGGTTTCGTCGGTGGTGGCGACGGTACTCCTCATCGCAGTGGTGCTGGTGGTCGCGGTGGCGGCGGCGAACTTCGCGCTGAGCTTCGCGGACAGCACGCAGGAGCCAGCACCGCAGGTCCACGCGTCGATGGACCCGATCGAATCGAGCGACGGCTACCTGAACATCACCAAGAACGGCGGTGACGACGTGCGGGTGTCGGAGCTGGAGATTCAGATCCGGAACGCGAGCGGTGGCGGGACGGTTCGGCTTGTGGACCTGCCAGCGTCGGGTGGGCTCGTGGGTTCGAACTTCGAGGGCGACGGGAGCATGGTTGATAACGGGAGCGGTGTTATCGTGAACAGCCCCGCGAACGTCGAGTGGACCGCCGGCGACGAGATCGGCGTCAGGCTGTCGGACGCCAAGTCGGGCGACCGCATCGTCGTGCGAATCATCCACCCCGAGACGGACAGTATCGTCTGGGAGGATACCGTGACGGTGTCGTAG